A window of Microbacterium sp. Root61 genomic DNA:
ATCCTCGCCGCCGACGTGTCGGTCAAGTCGGCGCTCGGCGAGAACCCGAAACGCGTCTGGGGCGACAAGGGCAAGACGCCGCAGACGCGTCTGGGTGTGGCATCCGTTCTCCGTGACGCCTTCGCCGCGGCCCAGGCGTATGCCGCCAATCGCGATGCGGCCGCCGAGAAGGGCGAACCGTTCGAGCGCGACCTCGGCAAGGAGACGCTCGCCGCCGTGCTCGCGGGCGACCTGCTGTGGGACCAGCACTGCCACCGCCACGACGACATCGCGACCGCCATCCGCCTCGCTGAGGAGTTCGGCTACACGCTCGTCGTCAACCACGGCACCGAGGCGCACAAGATCGCCGACGTGCTGGCCGAGAAGCAGATCCCGGTGATCTTCGGGCCGCTGCTGACCTCGCGTTCGAAGGTCGAGCTGCGCGACCGCGCCATCGGCAACCTCGCGCTCATCGCGGCGGCGGGCGTCAAGGTCGCCATCACCACGGACCACCCCGTCGTGCCGATCGACCAGATCCGCCTGCAGGCGATCCTGGCCGTGCGCGATGGACTGCCTGCGACGACCGCCCTGGAGGCGCTCACCACGAACCCCGCCGACATCCTGCGCCTTCAGGAACGCGTGGGCGCGCTCGAGGTCGGACGCGACGGCGACATCGTCGTGTGGTCGGGCGACCCGCTCGCCATCGACTCACGAGTACAGCGCGTCTTCATCGAAGGTCGCGCGGTCTACGAGCCCACCGACGGCGGCTCACGCGTCGTTGAACGCTGGGAGCGCTTCGGGCGCACCTCCTGGAGCTGAACGGCTATCACCTCTCGCCGGGGTGAGGCTGTTCAGCCGCGCTGATCCAGCAACTCAGCCAGCACCTGGGCGACGCCCTCCTCCGTGCACGCGGGGGCGATGTGGTCGGCGATTGCGCGCACGCTGTCGTGCGCGTTGGCGACGGCGTACGCGGTGCCTGCCCAGGAGAGCATGGGGATGTCGTTGGGCATGTCTCCGAAGGCATATACCTCGTCGGCCGCGACGCCGACCTCCGCGCACAGGGCCGCCAGGGCGCTTGCCTTCGTGACGCCGAGGGCGCTGATCTCCACAAGGCCGGACACCGACCAGGTCACGGTCGCCCGCTCGCCGACCGCGGCGACGACACGGCCGTGCAGGTCATCGGCGTCGGTCGACGGCGCGCGCACCAGCAGCTTGACGGCGGGTTGATCCCAGATGTCAGACAGGACGCCGCGCGGGGTGTCGGCCGGCACCGGATACTGCTCGACGTACGCCGGGTCCAACCGCATTCCGTCCGCGCACTCGATGGCGAACCATGCACCGGGGACGGCATCCGCGATGTCGGCGGTGAGCCCCAGACCGGTCGGCGCGTCGATGCCGATGAGAGAGCGGATGCGGCGCCGGTGCACGTCGAAGGTGATGGCGCCGTTCGACACGACGGCCAGTCCGTGCTCACCGACGTGCGGCCAGAACGCGTCCATCCACCGCAGCGGGCGCGCCGTCACGAACACGACCGGGATGCCCGCGTCATCCATTCGTCGAAGCACCGCCGCCGTGTAGGGGGGAACCGTCGCGCTGTCGTTGGCGACGAGCGTGCCATCGAGATCGGTGGCGATCAGCATCCTGTCTGAGGGTGAGGTCACGGCACCAGGCTCTCACGCTGCCCGACGATACGATTCCAGCGTGAGGGCACGACTCCTCGTCGTGCGTGGAGATGACCGAAGCGAGGACTGATGAGCGCGCTGTCGCAGATCTTGGACGGGCATGTGACGCGGGGAGCCGCTCCCGGCATCGTGGCCGTCACCGGCAGCGCCGATGGACGCCTCGAGTTCGACAGCGCGGGAGACATGCCGCTCGACGCGATCGTCAGGATCCAGTCCATGACCAAGCCCGTGCTCGCCGTTGCGACGCTTCGCCTGGTTCAGGCCGGTCGCCTGGGTCTGGATGACTCGGTGGAAACGTGGTTGCCGGAACTGGCCGACCGCGAGGTGCTGCGGACGCCGGAGTCGCCCCTCGATGACATCGTGCCGGCGACCGGGCCGATCACGGTGCGTCACCTACTCACCAACACGTCCGGGTACGGCATGACGACCGTCCCGTCGCCGCTGCGGGAGGCGATGATCGCCAATCATACGGAAGCCGGACAGGAGCCCGTCGAACTGGGCGCGCGGGCCTGGCTCGAGGCGCTCGCCGCACTGCCGTTGGCCTTCCAGCCGGGCGCCGGATGGCGCTACCACCACTCCTTCGGAATCCTCGGGATCCTCCTCTCCCGTGTGGTCGGCGGGTCGCTGGACGACTATCTCGCTCAGGACCTGTTCGTTCCGCTCGGCATGGTCGACACCGGGTACACCGTCCCGAGGGAGCAAGCGCATCGCCTCCCGGCCGCGTTCCGCCATGACGAGCGCGGAGAACTGGTGCAGATCGAGCCGGCGGCTGCCGGCTTCTACGTCGCACCGGCGCCGTTCGACCTCAGCCATGCCGAACTGGTGTCCACGGCATCCGACTACGCGGCCTTCGCGGGGATGCTGGCACGCGGGGGGACGCACGAGGGGAAGCCAATCGTCGAGTCCGAGCTGTTGGACCTGCTTCGCACCGACCAGGTGCCGGCTGAGGCGAAGGCCCCCGACAGCTTCTTCCCCGGCTTCTGGGACGGTACCGGGTGGGGCTTCGGTGTCGCCGTGGTGACCGAGGGAGAGCACGCCGGTCGATTCGGGTGGTCGGGCGGTCTCGGTACGGACATGTTCATCGACCCGGATGGTTCGTTCCGGGTCGTGTTGACGCAGGTGGAGATGGGTCCTGCGGTCATGGCGCTCTTCGCCGACGTGCAGTGACGGCGTCGCGGGCGCTACCCGCACAACGCAGGCATGTGGCATGGAGACAGATAGGTCACTGATCGCTGTATAGTCAGCGTGTGCTGACTCTTGCCTCACGACTCGATGTGATGAACCGGTTGGGGCGAGCGATGGCGGATCCGACCCGATCGCGCATTCTGCTCGTCCTGCTCGAGCAGCCGGGCTACCCGGCCGAACTCGCGCGGGACCTGGAGCTGACGCGGACCAACGTCTCGAACCATCTCGCGTGCCTGCGCGGCTGCGGCTTGATCGTCGCGACGCCGGAGGGCCGCCGCACCCGCTACGAGATCTCCGATCCGCACCTCGCGCTGGGGCTGCGCCAGTTACTGGATGCCGTGGTCGCGGTCGATGAGGGCGCACCGTGCGAGAGGGAGAACTGCGGATGCTGCGCATGATCGAGATCTCGCAGACCCGCGGCTGCGTCGAGGGTTCCGCATGATCGAGGTCGTCGAGCTGCGTCGACGCGCCGCGCTGCAGCGCCGCATCCGATTGATCGTCTCCGTCACGATCGCCTACAACATCGTCGAGGCGATCGTTGCGATCACCGCCGGCACGGTGGCTTCGTCGGGTGCGCTCTTCGCGTTCGGCCTCGATTCGGCCATCGAGGTGCTCTCGGCCGCGGCCGTCGCGTGGCAGTTCACGCGCCGCGACCCGGAGCGGTGGGAGAAGCCCACCCTGCGGGTGATCGCGGTGGCCTTCTTCGCGCTGGCCGTGTTCGTCACCGTCACCTCGCTGCTAGCCCTGATCACCCGTGTCGAGGTGGAGCATTCGCCCGTCGGGATCCTGATCACCGCGCTCAGCGTCGTGATCATGCCCTTCCTGTCGCTCGCCGAACGCCGGGCAGGACGCGAACTCGGCTCGGCGACCGCCGTGGCCGACTCGAAGCAGACGCTCATCTGCACGTATCTGTCGGCCGCGGTCCTTGTCGGCTTGGTGCTCAACAGTCTGCTCGGGTGGTGGTGGGTCGATCCGATCGCGGGTCTGGTCATCGCCGCGTTCGCAGTCCGCGAGGGCATCGAGGCGTGGCGAGGGGATGCCTGCGCGACCTCGGTCGGAATGCTCCTCGAGGAGGACGGACTCCACGACGACTGACGTGTCGCGGTCGTATCGAGCGCATGTCCTCCACCAGGAGCATTCCGTCATCCGGCGTGGTCACGACTGCACGAGCTCAGTGCGTCAGGCGCCGCCCTGCGATGTCACCCGTGCCACGGCCACCTGCCCGGGTCCGCGAACGACCGCCTTCTCACCCGGTGCGAGCACCACGCAGTCGCCCTCATCGAGAGTCTGCCCCTCACAGCGCAGCGTCGCGGAGAGGGAGACGAGCAGCACCGTCTCGTGGGCGTCGGCGTGCACATCCAGACGCGCGTCGACGGCGGTGGCGGCGAGTTCGCCTGACCCCCACGCGCGATCCACCATGACATTCAGGTCGGCGGTGACGGACACGACGTCCTGCGCCGCGACCGCATCATCGCCGGAGAAGGCCAGCACCTCGTGCCGCGCCAGCCGCTCGGTCTCACCGTTGACCACCAGAGTGACTTCGCCCGTCAGCGGCATCAGCAGGCGTTGATAGCCGGGGAAGGACGAGAAGGCGCTGGACCGGTCGATGACCGCGATGCTGACTCTCCAGTAGGGCGAGTCGGCGTCGGCGGGATGCCGCAGGACCTCGGTCGTGGTTCCTTGTCCGTTGCGCCAGGGGACGACGAGTCGATCGACTGCTCGCATCACGCGCATGCGGATCTCCCTTCACCGACAGTCTCAAAAGAGAACTCGATCGGGGTTCCTCATCCTATTCACCCCGTCGATGCAGCGCTTCGTCGCGTGTGGCGCCCCGCCGGTCGCACCGCGAGAACGGGCGCGAGTGCGGGGCGTCAGCGCCCGACGAGGCCCAAGTGGGTGTCGTTGTAGCGGTTGCCCTGCACACCGATGCGGGCGGCGAGGTCGTCGAGATCGGCGAGGTCGTCCGCGGAGAGCGCCACCTGGGTCGCGCCGGCGTTCTCTTCGACGCGGGCGCGGCGCCGCGTGCCGGGGATCGGGACGATCCAGGGCTGCTGCGCCAGCAGCCACGCCAGGGCGATCTGGCCGGGAGTGGCACCGCGAACGGCCGCGAGTTCGCGGACGTGGTCGACCAGGGTCTGATTGGCGGCGCGGTTCTCGGCCTCGAAGCGCGGGATCGTACCGCGGATATCGCCGGCCGCGAAGGTCGTCGCCGTGTCGACCGTGCCCGTCAGGAACCCCTTGCCCAGCGGGCTGAACGGGACGAACCCGATGCCGAGCTCAGCGAGCGTGGGGAGGACCTCAGGTTCGGGGTCGCGCGTCCATAGGGAGTACTCGCTCTGGACGGCGGTCACCGGGAAGACGGCGTGCGCGCGGCGGATGGTGGCGGCGGATGCCTCGGACAGGCCGAAATGCCGGACCTTGCCGGCCGCGACGAGTTCGGCGACGGCTCCGGCGACGTCCTCGATCGGCACCTCGGGGTCGACCCGGTGCTGATAGAAGAGGTCGAGCGCGTCGACGCGGAGGCTGCGCAGGGAGGCGTCGGCCACCCGCCGGATCTGCTCCGGCCGGCTGTCCAGTCCGACCGAGGTGTTGTTCTCGATGCGCCACCCGAACTTGGTCGCGATGACGACCTCGCCGCGGAGCGGTTCGAGCGCCTCGCCCACGAGCTCTTCGTTCACGAACGGGCCGTAGACCTCGGCGGTGTCGAAGAAGGTGACGCCCGACTCGACCGCCTCGCGCAGAACGCGGATCATGTCGTCACGGTCGCCCGGGTTCGGGCCGTAGCTCTGCGACATGCCCATGGCGCCGAGGCCGATGGCCGAGACGGTCAGTCCCTGACCGAGGGTGCGTGTGTGCATCGTGCTCTCCTTCATTCGCGAGGCGTGCGGCCTGAGTCCATCCAACTCCTCCAATGAGCACCGCGGGAGGGTCTGTCAGGGCCTGTCTGGACCCCGATGAAAGGCGACGTAGGCCCATTCCGTGCGAATCCCCGCGCGCTGAAGCTGGATGCAACGCTCTGCGATCGCCGTGGGGGGCGCGCGCGAAAGCGCGACGCAGAGGCGTGGACCCGGCATCCGTCGAGTCCCCATCGACCGAGGTGATTCTCCGACATGAAGAAGACCACCGCCGCGCTCGCGGCCGCATCGCTCGCAGTCTCGCTGCTTCTGAGCACCGTCATGCCTGCTTCCGCCGGGGAGGTCGCACCCGACACTCCCGTGACCGACGCTACGGCGAGCACGGCGCAGCCGTCCCAGAGCGAGTCTGCCGAAGCCGAGACGCCCGACCCCTCCGAGACCGGGGAGGTCGAGGAGATCGCGGCGGCCGAGCCTGAACCCGCGGCATCCGAGGCCGCGACGGAAGAACCTGCGCAGGCCGTGGATGACACCCGATCGGCGGATGCGCTCGACGCCGCGGATGACCTCGAAGTGGCGGAGGCGAATGTGGCGCTGTGGGCCGACGTCGACCTCTCCCGCGTGACGCTCTCCAGCGGCCATCTGGTCGCCGCGCCCGCCGGGAATCCTTCGGCGGTGAGGCCCACGGCCGGCGGCTCCGAGCGCGGCCTGTTCTACGTCAACGGGGAGTACTCCCTCTTCGGCACCCCGGTCGACGCCACGGCGGCGTACGAGATCGAGATGCTCGGCAAGAAGTCGGGCCACTGGGTCGAGATGCGTCTGTACGTCACAAGCGGAGGCTCCTTCGCATCCTGTTCGATCTTCGACGGCGACCCGAGCGCGGGGGGAACGCCTTCCACGTTCAAGGGCTTCAACTGCTCCGCGAAGAAGACACAGGGAGACCCCAACGTTCGATTCACCTTCTCTCTGTCGCTGAACCGCTGGGTCGAAGCGGCCGGAATCATCAACACGACCGGACCGATCGCGTTGACCGCAGGCCACTTCGAGTCGGACCTGCCCTATCACGTCTACGGCAGCGACACGGTGGCCCAGAACGGCACGACACGATTCGAATCGGTCATGCGGGAGGGCGACGATCCGTTCAACCACGACACCGCGCGGACGATGTTCTCCTACCGCGTCCTCGACGCGGGCGAGCAGACGACGTTCTGGATCGTAGGCTGGTCGGCCAACTACCGAGGAGGGGCGTTCGCCTGGGACGGCACGTGCTTCGTCGTCGACCGCGACCCGCAGAATTCGAAGTCGCCGGCGCTCGACAAGATGGAGCACGCGGATGTCGCGCCGTACTCGTGCGAACGCACCAACCAGCAGTGGCCGGCCGGGAACGGCGCCTACGAAGCCACCTTCACGGTCTCCAAGCGTCAGATGACCGTCGTCACCGAGCCCTTCCAGCAGCGCGAACTCGTCGACCAGGTCTGCGGCACGACGCCGGAGAACTGCGGTGTGAACCTCGCGACCGTGACCATCGACGCGGGTAAACCCCAAGTCGCGTCCGACGCCGTCAACAACAGGTCGGGATCGGAGATGAGCATCCCCGTCACCATCTCGAAGTCGCAGACCGTGACCAATTCCGGCGGATTCAAGCTCACGAGCAAGGCCGGCTTCGACGCGATGGGGGGCAAGTTCGAGGTCTCGATGGAGTACAACTACAGCCGCTCCGTCGCGGCGACGACCTCCACTTCGATGTCCGTGCCGCTGAAGATCCCCAACATGCACCGCGGCTACCTGGTGACGACGCCGCCGATGATTCACACCGAGGGCACCGTCATCGTGAAGAAGGGCGATCGATACTTCGAGCTGCAGGGGGTCTCTGCTGAGTTCCCCGATGCGACACCGGGCGCGATGTGGTCATGGGATACCGTCCTGGATCCGCTGACGTCGGTCGGTCAGCCCGAAGACCCCGCCGGCGAGCCGCTGGCGCCGATCACCCCCGGTGCGTCGACAACCTCTTCCGCCGGCACCCTGGCCGCGACGGGGCAGTCTTCGGCCACTCTGGTCGGACTGGTTGGCGCCGCAGTCGTCCTGCTCGGGGGCGGCGTGCTGCTCATTGTGAGGCGCCGGCGCGGAGTCCGCGGCCAAGGCTGACGACGAGCGAACCCAGACGCACCGCCACGACCGGATCAAGGCCGGTCGTGGCGGTGGGCTCGTCCTTCTTCCTGGACGGCGAGAAGCTCCACCCCGCTCCCGGCCTACCGGTGCAGCGCGGGCTCCTCGCGCCGCGCTCGCCGTGCCTCGCCGGGGGTCATGCCGTGGTGGCGCTTGAAGGCGCGGCTGAACGCGGCTTCGGAGGCGTAGCCGGCGCGGGCGGAGACGGTGGCGATCGGCGTCGCCGAGCGCTGCAGTTCAGCGTGGGCCTGCAGAAGCCGCCAGGTCGTCAGGTAGCCCATCGGCGGCGTGCCGACGAGTGCGGTGAAGCGCTCGGCGAACGCGGAGCGGGAGAGGTTCGCCGTCGCCGCCAACTCGGCGATCGACCAGGGGTGCGCGGCATCCGTGTGCATCCGAGCGAGCGCCCGCCCCACGTGACGGTCCTCGAGTGCGGCGAGCCATCCGTCGGTCGCGCGGGGGGTGTGGGTGAGCCACCAGCGGATCACCTGGACGACGAGGGCATCGGCCAGGAGCGTCATCATGGTCTCGCCCGCGATGCGGGGCGTGGTCGCCTCTCGGGCGAGCAGGCGCAGCACTGTCGCGAAAGTGCCGGCATCGTCGTCGTCCCACCCATCGACGACGATGACGTCGGGCAGCTCGGCGACGAGGCGCTGGGTGAGCACGTCGTCGGCGCGCAGTGCGGCGTAGGCGATGCGCGTCACGGGCCCAGCGGCCCCAAACCGCATGCGCTCGTAGCGCTCACTCACCTGGTCGGCGGGGATGTCGAACAGCGGGATGACCGGCACGCCGTCCGCGCTGCGCATCCCGTGCACATGGCCGCGGGTGAGCAGTGCCGCGCTGCCCGCGCCGAGGACGTGCCGTGCGCCGTCGACTTCGAGGACCGCCTCACCGGAGAGGACCACAGGGAGTGTGAGGTAGCCGGGAAGGGATGGCAGTTCGACGCCCCATGGAGCGGCGCCGTCCGCGCGGCAGTACAGCGCACCCGTGAGGCGCAGCATGTGGAGGGCATCGCCGAGCCCGTCCGGTTCGCCGACGACACCGCGTGGATTGACCATGCGTCCACGATCGCATGTCGAGATGCCGTCCGTCGCCGTTCCTGGACGATCTGCATAGAGAAGTGGCCGAACGCTCATTGTGCCGCTGGGTGTCGACACTGAGAGTGGAGGCGCCGACGAGGACCGACCTCGCGGTGGAAGGACAGGATCATGGACATCGGAACGATCGGCGTCATCGGCGCGACGGGCAAGACCGGACGACGCGTGGCCGAGCGCCTCGAACGAGCGGGACACGACGTGCGCCGTCTGGCGCGCGGGACCGGCTTCGACTGGACGCAGCCCGAAGAGTGGTCGGATGCGCTGGCCGGTGTGCGTCGGCTCTACGTCGCCTATGTTCCGGACCTCGCGGCGCCGGGTGCGGATGCGGCGATCGCGGCCCTGCTCGAGGGCGCGGACGCGGCCGGCGTGGAGCGGGTCGTGCTGCTCTCCGGCCGTGGCGAGGACGGCGCCCGGCGGGCGGAGGACATCGCGCTGGGCTCAGGTATCCCGGCGACGATCGTGCGCGCGTCCTGGTTCAGCCAGAACTTCACGGAGGGCATGCTCGCACCGGTCGACGGCGTCATCGCTCTCCCCGCCGGGGATCGCCGGGAGCCCTTCATCGACGTCGACGACATCGCGGAGGTCGCGGTCGCGGCGCTGACCGAGGACGGGCACGCGGGCCGGGTGTACGAGGTGACCGGGCCCGAGCTGCTCGGGTTCGCGGATGCCGCCGCCCTCGTCGCGGAGGTGACCGGCGAGTCCGTGGTCTACGTAGCGCTGGACTATGCCACGTTCCGTGCGGCGGTCGCCGAGGAGGCCGGAGCAGAGACGGCAGAGATGCTGACGGAACTCTGCCGTGAAGTGTTCGACGGGCGTAATGAGAGCCTCACCGACGGCGTGCAGCAGGCACTGGGGCGCGCGCCGCGCTCGCTGCGTGATGTGCTCGCACGCGCAGTGGTGACCGCGTGATCGGCCGCGTCGTCGAACAGGTCGTGCTCGTCGCGGCGGGGCTGGTGCTCGCCGTCGTCGGAGCGGGGTCGGCGTTCGCCCCCGCAGCCTTCTATGCGCCCTACGGCATAGATGCCACCGACCCGGCCTTGCTGAGCGAGCTGCGGGCGACCGGGGTGGCGCTTCTCCTGCTCGGGATCGGCGTGGTCGCGGGAGCGTTCGTGCGCAGGCTCACCTTCGCGGCCGCCGTGGTCGCTGCGCTCGTGCTGCTCGGCTACGCCATCGGCCGGTCGCTGTCATGGGCGGTCGACGGAACACCGCCCGCTTCCGTGCTCGCGGCCGGCGCCGTCGAGTTCGTGCTGGGGATAGCGGCAGTATGGGTGGCAGTGCGCACGCGGACTGCTCTCCGGGCGGAGCCGGCGAACTAGGCTCGACTGGCTCGACGGGAGGAATCAGATGCGTGCAGTGATACTCGGCGGGACGGGTGCCATCGGCGGAGCCACCGCGATGCGGCTGCGGTCTGCGGGTTGGGATGTCGACGTGACGGGCCGGGACGTGGCGTCCGTGCCCGCCGAGCTCATCGCGGCCGGCGTGCGGTTCCACACGATCGAGCGCGCCGACGTCTTGGGCATCGGTGGACTCGCGGGGACTGGAGTCGACCTGCTCGTCGACGCGGTGTCCTACTGCGGATCCGATGTTCGCAGGCTCTTGCCGGTGATGGCGGATGCCGCGTCCTGCGTTGTGATCTCCAGTCGCGCTGTCTATGTCGATGACGAGGGGCGCCACATCAACGGTGAGGAGCCGCCCAGGTTCGCAGTGCCGCTACCCGAGACCAACCCCACTGTCGCGCCCGCGACCGACGTCGATCCGTTCAGCCGGGAGGGGTACGCGCCGGGCAAGGTTGCTGTCGAGCGGGCAGCGCTGGACAGCGGACTGCCGGTCACGGTCATCCGCCCGTCCAAGGTGCACGGGCGCTGGGCCCGTAACGCTCGGACACGTCCGTTCGTCGAGCGGATGCTTGCGGGTGACCGGGTCATCCCATTGCCACACGCGGAAGCCGTCGACCATCTGACGGCGGCGGTCAACACGGCCGCGCTCATCGAGGTTGTGGCACACTCCCCGGGTCGCCGCATCCTGAACAGCGCCGATCCTGATGCGCCGCCGGCCGGGGACATCGTTCGGTCGATCGCGTCGCGGCTGGGATGGAACGGCACCCTGGAGGTCGTTCATGCCGAGGATGGCATGAATCCGTGGAGTGCAGCCAATCCCATCGTGCTCGACATGACGGCCGCGGCTCAGCTCGGGTACGTCCCCCAGGGATCGGCGCTCGAGCTCCTCAGCGACGAGGTCGACTGGGTTGCCGCGGTTCTGCGGGCAACGTAGGCCCGACTACGCCGCGGAGGCGCGTTCCACGGCGACGCGCAGCAGCCCGTCGGCCTCGTCGAGGAGTCGACCGGCGGTGTCGGGTGCGATCCCGGTCAGCAAGGCGAGGATCGCCTCCTTCACGCGTCCGTCGGCGGCATCCAGGGCCGCTTCGGCCTGCTCGGCTCCGACGCCGCTCACCGTCATGACCGTGCGGATGGAGCGGGCACGGAGCTTCTCGTTTGTGGCGAGCAGGTCGACCATGATTCCGCGGTAGGTCTTGCCGAGCCGCACCATCGCAAGGGTGCTGAGCATGTTCAGCACGAGCTTCTGAGCGGTACCGGACTTCAGCCGCGTCGACCCCGCGACGAACTCCGGACCGACCACCACCTCGATGGGGATATCGGCGATACGACCGATCACCGAGTCGGCGTTCTGCGCCACAGCGATCGTCAGGGCATCGATCTCACGCGCGTAGCGGAGTCCGCCGACGACGTAGGGGGTGCGTCCCGAGGCGGAGATCCCCACCACGACATCCCGGTCGGTCAGGCCGAGCTCGGCCAGTTCGACGGCCGCGGCACGATCGTCGTCCTCCGCGTTCTCGACGGCGGTCATCAGTGCGGTCGGCCCACCGGCGATCAGCCCGCGCACCATCTCGGGCGGGGTGCCGAACGTCGGCGGGCACTCGGAGGCATCGAGCACGCCCATGCGCCCGGCCGTCCCTGCGCCGAGATAGATGAGTCTTCCACCGCGCCGGAACCGCTCGACGATGCCGTCGACGGCTTGGGCGATCTGAGGTGCGTGGTGGGCGACGACGAGAGGCACGCTCTGGTCGCCGAGGTTCATGAGCCGGACGAGCTCGAGCGTTTCCAGCGTG
This region includes:
- a CDS encoding amidohydrolase: MARILAVTGAYVVPVSSDPIEGGTVIVTDGVITAVGGPDTPVPDGAEVVEASGSWVVPGFVESHGHIGVHEEGEGWSGNDTNEMTDPNGARFRALDGIDIEEEGFRDALRGGVTTAVIKPGSGNPIGGRTVAIKTWGGRTVDEQILAADVSVKSALGENPKRVWGDKGKTPQTRLGVASVLRDAFAAAQAYAANRDAAAEKGEPFERDLGKETLAAVLAGDLLWDQHCHRHDDIATAIRLAEEFGYTLVVNHGTEAHKIADVLAEKQIPVIFGPLLTSRSKVELRDRAIGNLALIAAAGVKVAITTDHPVVPIDQIRLQAILAVRDGLPATTALEALTTNPADILRLQERVGALEVGRDGDIVVWSGDPLAIDSRVQRVFIEGRAVYEPTDGGSRVVERWERFGRTSWS
- a CDS encoding HAD family hydrolase; this encodes MTSPSDRMLIATDLDGTLVANDSATVPPYTAAVLRRMDDAGIPVVFVTARPLRWMDAFWPHVGEHGLAVVSNGAITFDVHRRRIRSLIGIDAPTGLGLTADIADAVPGAWFAIECADGMRLDPAYVEQYPVPADTPRGVLSDIWDQPAVKLLVRAPSTDADDLHGRVVAAVGERATVTWSVSGLVEISALGVTKASALAALCAEVGVAADEVYAFGDMPNDIPMLSWAGTAYAVANAHDSVRAIADHIAPACTEEGVAQVLAELLDQRG
- a CDS encoding serine hydrolase domain-containing protein, with product MSALSQILDGHVTRGAAPGIVAVTGSADGRLEFDSAGDMPLDAIVRIQSMTKPVLAVATLRLVQAGRLGLDDSVETWLPELADREVLRTPESPLDDIVPATGPITVRHLLTNTSGYGMTTVPSPLREAMIANHTEAGQEPVELGARAWLEALAALPLAFQPGAGWRYHHSFGILGILLSRVVGGSLDDYLAQDLFVPLGMVDTGYTVPREQAHRLPAAFRHDERGELVQIEPAAAGFYVAPAPFDLSHAELVSTASDYAAFAGMLARGGTHEGKPIVESELLDLLRTDQVPAEAKAPDSFFPGFWDGTGWGFGVAVVTEGEHAGRFGWSGGLGTDMFIDPDGSFRVVLTQVEMGPAVMALFADVQ
- the cmtR gene encoding Cd(II)/Pb(II)-sensing metalloregulatory transcriptional regulator CmtR; its protein translation is MLTLASRLDVMNRLGRAMADPTRSRILLVLLEQPGYPAELARDLELTRTNVSNHLACLRGCGLIVATPEGRRTRYEISDPHLALGLRQLLDAVVAVDEGAPCERENCGCCA
- a CDS encoding cation diffusion facilitator family transporter; the encoded protein is MIEVVELRRRAALQRRIRLIVSVTIAYNIVEAIVAITAGTVASSGALFAFGLDSAIEVLSAAAVAWQFTRRDPERWEKPTLRVIAVAFFALAVFVTVTSLLALITRVEVEHSPVGILITALSVVIMPFLSLAERRAGRELGSATAVADSKQTLICTYLSAAVLVGLVLNSLLGWWWVDPIAGLVIAAFAVREGIEAWRGDACATSVGMLLEEDGLHDD
- a CDS encoding HutD/Ves family protein, with translation MRVMRAVDRLVVPWRNGQGTTTEVLRHPADADSPYWRVSIAVIDRSSAFSSFPGYQRLLMPLTGEVTLVVNGETERLARHEVLAFSGDDAVAAQDVVSVTADLNVMVDRAWGSGELAATAVDARLDVHADAHETVLLVSLSATLRCEGQTLDEGDCVVLAPGEKAVVRGPGQVAVARVTSQGGA
- a CDS encoding aldo/keto reductase produces the protein MHTRTLGQGLTVSAIGLGAMGMSQSYGPNPGDRDDMIRVLREAVESGVTFFDTAEVYGPFVNEELVGEALEPLRGEVVIATKFGWRIENNTSVGLDSRPEQIRRVADASLRSLRVDALDLFYQHRVDPEVPIEDVAGAVAELVAAGKVRHFGLSEASAATIRRAHAVFPVTAVQSEYSLWTRDPEPEVLPTLAELGIGFVPFSPLGKGFLTGTVDTATTFAAGDIRGTIPRFEAENRAANQTLVDHVRELAAVRGATPGQIALAWLLAQQPWIVPIPGTRRRARVEENAGATQVALSADDLADLDDLAARIGVQGNRYNDTHLGLVGR
- a CDS encoding LPXTG cell wall anchor domain-containing protein; translation: MKKTTAALAAASLAVSLLLSTVMPASAGEVAPDTPVTDATASTAQPSQSESAEAETPDPSETGEVEEIAAAEPEPAASEAATEEPAQAVDDTRSADALDAADDLEVAEANVALWADVDLSRVTLSSGHLVAAPAGNPSAVRPTAGGSERGLFYVNGEYSLFGTPVDATAAYEIEMLGKKSGHWVEMRLYVTSGGSFASCSIFDGDPSAGGTPSTFKGFNCSAKKTQGDPNVRFTFSLSLNRWVEAAGIINTTGPIALTAGHFESDLPYHVYGSDTVAQNGTTRFESVMREGDDPFNHDTARTMFSYRVLDAGEQTTFWIVGWSANYRGGAFAWDGTCFVVDRDPQNSKSPALDKMEHADVAPYSCERTNQQWPAGNGAYEATFTVSKRQMTVVTEPFQQRELVDQVCGTTPENCGVNLATVTIDAGKPQVASDAVNNRSGSEMSIPVTISKSQTVTNSGGFKLTSKAGFDAMGGKFEVSMEYNYSRSVAATTSTSMSVPLKIPNMHRGYLVTTPPMIHTEGTVIVKKGDRYFELQGVSAEFPDATPGAMWSWDTVLDPLTSVGQPEDPAGEPLAPITPGASTTSSAGTLAATGQSSATLVGLVGAAVVLLGGGVLLIVRRRRGVRGQG
- a CDS encoding AraC family transcriptional regulator, with protein sequence MVNPRGVVGEPDGLGDALHMLRLTGALYCRADGAAPWGVELPSLPGYLTLPVVLSGEAVLEVDGARHVLGAGSAALLTRGHVHGMRSADGVPVIPLFDIPADQVSERYERMRFGAAGPVTRIAYAALRADDVLTQRLVAELPDVIVVDGWDDDDAGTFATVLRLLAREATTPRIAGETMMTLLADALVVQVIRWWLTHTPRATDGWLAALEDRHVGRALARMHTDAAHPWSIAELAATANLSRSAFAERFTALVGTPPMGYLTTWRLLQAHAELQRSATPIATVSARAGYASEAAFSRAFKRHHGMTPGEARRARREEPALHR
- a CDS encoding NAD(P)H-binding protein, with the protein product MDIGTIGVIGATGKTGRRVAERLERAGHDVRRLARGTGFDWTQPEEWSDALAGVRRLYVAYVPDLAAPGADAAIAALLEGADAAGVERVVLLSGRGEDGARRAEDIALGSGIPATIVRASWFSQNFTEGMLAPVDGVIALPAGDRREPFIDVDDIAEVAVAALTEDGHAGRVYEVTGPELLGFADAAALVAEVTGESVVYVALDYATFRAAVAEEAGAETAEMLTELCREVFDGRNESLTDGVQQALGRAPRSLRDVLARAVVTA
- a CDS encoding DUF4345 family protein, translating into MIGRVVEQVVLVAAGLVLAVVGAGSAFAPAAFYAPYGIDATDPALLSELRATGVALLLLGIGVVAGAFVRRLTFAAAVVAALVLLGYAIGRSLSWAVDGTPPASVLAAGAVEFVLGIAAVWVAVRTRTALRAEPAN